Within the Cytophagia bacterium CHB2 genome, the region CTTGAAATTTTCAGTTGCGCGCCAGCGCAGCTTGCCGTTTTGTTTGAAAATTACCAGGGCCTCAAGACGCTCGGCTTTTTCAGCCAGTGAGATGCCGTGTTCCGGCCCCAGCACAAACACGGCTGTGGCAAAGGCATCGGCAATCATGGCGGTAGGCGCGACGACGGTCACGCTCAACATTTGCGTGCCAGCGCTGTCGTTCCACGCCGGATAGCCGGTCTTCGGATCGAGAATGTGATGATAGCGCCGTCCGTCATGCTCGAAGAACCGTTCGTAATCGCCGCTGGTTGCCACCGCACCGCCGTCCACTTTGAAGCGTGCAAAAAACTGATCAGCCTCACGCGGATGCCGCACCCAAATGTAGCGCCGCCCGGCCGTAAGCGGTGACGATTTCACACGCAGATCGCCGCCGGCTTCGACCAGCACATCATGAAATCCGTGCT harbors:
- a CDS encoding FAD:protein FMN transferase, whose product is TDSLHVPAAERIQAQLAAVGFHHLKLEHAGNEDAPSTRIRFTKDHAAIDLGGIAKGYAIDRGWQTLAQHGFHDVLVEAGGDLRVKSSPLTAGRRYIWVRHPREADQFFARFKVDGGAVATSGDYERFFEHDGRRYHHILDPKTGYPAWNDSAGTQMLSVTVVAPTAMIADAFATAVFVLGPEHGISLAEKAERLEALVIFKQNGKLRWRATENFKKKLEVLANN